The Nitrospirales bacterium genome includes a window with the following:
- a CDS encoding molybdopterin-dependent oxidoreductase, with protein MFLSRRQFLKVSAGTVAAVALADKALALTALQPVVEVGNPLGEYPDRSWERVYHDQYRYDSSFTWCCSPNDTHACRIRAFVRNGVVMRVEQNYDHQTYEDLYGNRGTFAHNPRMCLKGYTMHRRVYGPYRLKGPLMRRGWKAWMDAGSPEFTNDVMTMYKFNARYLDDMLRVSWDTAFTYIAKAMIIIAKRYSGEAGARRMREQGYPPEMIEMTKGSAIRCFKFRAGMPILGVIGKMGITRMNGGCGALLDTWVRKVKPNQAQGGRYWSNYTWHGDQNPAHPFWNGVQGSDVDMNDMRFSKLNTSWGKNFVENKMPEAHWKLESIERGARVVVITPEYNPTAYRADYWIPVRPATDGALFLGALKIIFDENMYDYDFCQAYTDMPLLVRTDTLQYLDPREVIKGYQMPDFSQTYSGKVQTLSPAEIARLGGFMVWDTNKNQAVPIHRELVGWHYRNSGIESALTGTYRVKLLSGREVDVMPIFQMYQAHLQDYDLDTVHQINRAPKDLIVRWARDAGTVKPHAIHNGEGTNHYFHQTIIARGAAMVLIVTGNVGKFGTGQHTWAGNYKAGIWNSTPWGGGGLGTHTGEDPFKITTDPNVHGKEIHVRGYYYGEEVGYWNHGDTALIVNTPKYGRRVFTGKTHMPTPSKFRWVANVNVLNNAKHHYDMVKNVDPHIETLVTQDVEMTSDVNHNDVAMGVNTWMEFTYPEHTATVSNPWFQVWKGGIRPLYDTRNDLDTVAGVAAKLTEMTGDGRFRDYFKFVYDNRVDVYLQRLLDASTTGYGYSVDTMLKSEKGWMVMCRTYPRHPFWEETNESKPQWTRTGRYENYRIEPECIEYGENFISHREGTEATPYLPNAIMTTNPYVRPDDYGIPITAQHHDDKTVRNIALPWQEIKRYSNPLWEKGYQFYCVTPKTRHRVHSQWSVNDWVQMYESNFGDPYRMDKRTPGVGEHQLHMNPQAAKDRGINDGDYVYVDGNPVDRPYRGWKPSDPYYKVARLMIRAKYNPAYPYHVTMAKHAPYVSTAKSVKGHETRPDGRAIAMDTGYQSNFRYGAQQSFTRDWLMPIHQLDSLPGKHAVAWKFKFGYQVDNHAINTVPKECLMRITKAEDGGIGGRGPWEPVRTGFTPGQENEFMIKWLKGDHIKIKV; from the coding sequence GGGAGCGGGTGTATCACGACCAATATCGGTATGACTCCTCGTTTACGTGGTGTTGTTCACCCAACGACACGCATGCGTGCCGGATTCGGGCCTTTGTGCGTAACGGGGTGGTGATGCGGGTGGAGCAGAACTACGACCATCAGACGTACGAAGACTTATACGGCAACCGGGGGACGTTTGCGCACAATCCGCGGATGTGTTTGAAGGGGTACACGATGCATCGGCGGGTGTATGGCCCATATCGGCTGAAGGGGCCGTTGATGCGCCGGGGGTGGAAAGCGTGGATGGATGCCGGGAGTCCGGAATTCACCAATGACGTGATGACGATGTATAAATTCAATGCGCGGTACCTGGATGATATGCTGCGGGTGAGCTGGGATACGGCGTTTACCTACATCGCCAAAGCGATGATCATCATCGCGAAGCGGTACAGTGGGGAAGCCGGGGCGCGCCGGATGCGGGAGCAAGGGTATCCGCCGGAAATGATCGAGATGACGAAGGGCTCGGCGATCCGGTGCTTTAAGTTCCGAGCGGGGATGCCGATCCTGGGCGTGATTGGGAAGATGGGCATTACGCGGATGAACGGGGGTTGTGGGGCGTTGTTGGATACGTGGGTGCGGAAGGTGAAGCCGAACCAGGCGCAAGGGGGCCGGTATTGGTCGAACTACACGTGGCACGGGGACCAAAACCCGGCGCATCCGTTCTGGAACGGCGTGCAGGGCTCCGATGTGGACATGAACGACATGCGGTTCTCGAAGCTCAACACGAGTTGGGGGAAGAACTTCGTGGAGAATAAGATGCCGGAGGCGCACTGGAAGCTCGAGAGCATTGAGCGGGGGGCCCGCGTGGTGGTAATCACGCCGGAGTACAACCCGACGGCGTATCGGGCGGACTACTGGATTCCGGTCCGGCCGGCCACAGACGGGGCGTTGTTCCTGGGGGCCTTAAAGATCATCTTCGATGAGAACATGTACGATTATGACTTCTGTCAGGCCTACACGGACATGCCGTTGTTGGTGCGGACGGATACGCTCCAGTACCTGGACCCGCGGGAAGTGATCAAAGGGTATCAGATGCCGGACTTCTCACAGACGTATTCGGGGAAAGTGCAGACGCTGAGCCCGGCTGAGATCGCGCGGTTAGGCGGGTTCATGGTGTGGGATACGAACAAGAATCAAGCGGTGCCGATTCACCGGGAGTTGGTGGGCTGGCACTATCGCAACAGTGGGATTGAATCGGCCCTGACCGGGACGTACCGGGTGAAGTTGCTGAGCGGGCGGGAAGTGGATGTGATGCCGATCTTCCAGATGTATCAAGCGCATTTACAGGATTATGATCTGGATACGGTGCATCAGATCAATCGGGCGCCGAAGGACCTGATCGTGCGCTGGGCGCGGGATGCTGGGACGGTTAAGCCCCATGCGATCCATAACGGAGAAGGGACGAACCACTACTTCCATCAGACGATTATTGCCCGGGGTGCGGCGATGGTGCTGATCGTGACGGGCAATGTCGGGAAGTTCGGGACGGGCCAACATACCTGGGCCGGCAACTACAAAGCGGGGATCTGGAACTCGACCCCGTGGGGTGGCGGGGGCTTAGGGACCCATACCGGGGAAGACCCGTTTAAGATTACGACGGACCCGAACGTGCATGGCAAAGAGATCCATGTGCGAGGGTACTACTACGGCGAAGAAGTGGGGTATTGGAACCACGGGGATACGGCGTTGATCGTGAACACGCCCAAGTATGGACGACGGGTGTTTACGGGGAAGACGCATATGCCGACGCCGTCGAAGTTCCGGTGGGTGGCCAACGTGAACGTGTTGAACAACGCGAAGCACCACTATGACATGGTGAAGAACGTGGATCCGCACATTGAGACGTTAGTCACGCAGGATGTGGAGATGACCTCGGACGTCAATCATAACGATGTGGCGATGGGGGTGAATACGTGGATGGAGTTTACGTACCCGGAGCATACGGCGACGGTGTCGAATCCGTGGTTCCAAGTGTGGAAGGGGGGCATTCGGCCCTTGTATGACACGCGGAATGACCTGGATACGGTGGCCGGGGTAGCCGCGAAGTTGACGGAGATGACCGGGGATGGGCGGTTCCGGGATTACTTCAAGTTTGTGTACGACAACCGGGTGGATGTGTATCTGCAGCGGTTGTTGGATGCCAGTACGACGGGGTATGGGTACAGTGTGGATACGATGCTCAAGTCGGAGAAGGGGTGGATGGTGATGTGTCGGACGTACCCCCGGCATCCGTTCTGGGAAGAGACCAACGAGTCGAAGCCGCAGTGGACGCGGACGGGGCGGTATGAGAATTACCGCATCGAGCCGGAGTGTATTGAGTATGGGGAGAACTTCATCTCGCACCGGGAAGGGACGGAAGCGACGCCGTACTTGCCGAATGCGATCATGACGACGAACCCGTATGTGCGGCCGGATGACTACGGGATCCCGATCACGGCGCAGCACCATGATGATAAGACGGTGCGGAACATTGCGCTGCCGTGGCAGGAGATCAAGCGGTACTCGAATCCGTTGTGGGAGAAAGGGTATCAGTTCTATTGTGTGACGCCGAAGACGCGGCATCGGGTGCACAGTCAGTGGTCGGTCAACGACTGGGTGCAGATGTATGAGTCGAACTTCGGGGACCCCTACCGGATGGATAAACGGACGCCGGGCGTCGGGGAGCATCAGTTGCACATGAACCCGCAGGCGGCGAAAGATCGGGGGATCAATGACGGGGACTATGTCTACGTCGATGGGAACCCGGTGGATCGGCCGTACCGGGGCTGGAAGCCCAGTGACCCGTACTACAAGGTGGCGCGGTTGATGATTCGGGCGAAGTATAACCCGGCGTATCCGTACCATGTGACGATGGCGAAGCATGCGCCCTATGTGTCGACGGCGAAGTCGGTGAAGGGGCATGAGACGCGGCCGGATGGGCGGGCGATTGCGATGGATACGGGGTATCAGTCGAACTTCCGGTATGGGGCGCAACAGTCCTTTACACGGGATTGGTTGATGCCAATACATCAGTTGGACTCGCTGCCGGGCAAACATGCGGTGGCGTGGAAGTTTAAATTCGGGTATCAAGTGGATAACCATGCGATCAATACGGTCCCGAAAGAATGTCTGATGCGGATCACGAAGGCGGAAGACGGCGGGATCGGGGGGCGGGGCCCCTGGGAGCCGGTTCGGACCGGGTTTACGCCGGGTCAGGAAAATGAGTTCATGATCAAATGGCTCAAAGGCGACCATATTAAGATTAAGGTGTAA